One Ignisphaera sp. DNA window includes the following coding sequences:
- a CDS encoding winged helix-turn-helix domain-containing protein, with protein sequence MKPRRSIYEIIWDILTYCRTPRKLSQILLACNLNTKTAKRYIEMLVRKGLLIKQGNEYMTTDKGQEYIKLFNELYKKIFEE encoded by the coding sequence ATGAAGCCGAGGCGGAGCATCTACGAGATTATCTGGGATATACTAACATACTGTAGAACCCCCAGAAAATTGTCGCAAATATTGCTAGCTTGCAACCTAAACACAAAGACAGCCAAGAGATATATAGAGATGCTAGTGAGAAAAGGGCTTCTAATCAAACAAGGGAATGAGTACATGACGACGGACAAGGGACAAGAATATATAAAGCTATTCAACGAACTATATAAGAAGATCTTCGAAGAGTAG